From Punica granatum isolate Tunisia-2019 chromosome 1, ASM765513v2, whole genome shotgun sequence:
TCGGCCCTATCGATCTTACTTTGAATAGTAAACCCACTTTGTCTGATTATTTTCTACTGGAGCTCATATTATGGCTTAATTGGTTCAAGACTTTGTTGTagctggtggaccaaaatgaggtgctgacagccatagaagaagaaaaaaacacagaagaagaagaggatttAGGGCTGTGATAAACAGTTCATGGGGATGGACATCCGAATATTTAGTGAACTGCTCATGAACCTTTCGGTTTATGcaatatttttccttgattCCTACATGGATTGGACACATTCTCGTAAAATTTCAAGATCGTTTGAACTGAGGAAGTACctgaaacaatttttcttcaacAGCTGGCCAAAACCGAGTGATTTGGTTCTGATATGTGAGGAAATCTTCAATTCTATACTAATCGAGCCCAAAACATATcccattttatttgattttctgAACCTTCAGTGAGCTGGGAATCTAACAACGTTGGCCATGcttgaaaatacaaaaaatttaatttttttatgaattttctccctCAACAAGCAGAATTTGTCCGAATTTAACTGTTTTGTGCACGGTGCGCTAAAAAATTCGTAACTCTCTCTTCGCGTTGAATCTTGGAACGAGTGACCCCTCAAATCGAACCTAACTCGATTTCTGAGGTCAAACATATGGGCGAGCATTTATTTTTCGTTTCTTTAGTTTTTTATAAGGCAGTCAATTATCGTTTCCCTTGAAAGAGCACAACATGCTTTTATTCTcattaaaattcttttcttatattttatgaaatgaGCAGTTTGGAATTGGttgattttatttcttaattaatagcaatttgaaatttaatgattaaatacTTTATATTTACTATTTGTACTTGATCGGAAATTATTTTcctcttatttttaaatttgttcAATTTGGAAGGCGAACATTTATTTTTccgtttctttattttctataagGTAGTCATTTATAATTTCCCTTGAAAGAAGGCAGATTGGAATTAGTTTGTCAGTTAATGATTAATTACTTGATATTTGCATTTTGTATTCGACCTGaaatcattttccttttattttcaaatttactCAATTTAGAAGgacttttatttccttttataaggactgtttttttaatttcttactatttccttttatttgaccgaatttttacaaatttttcatttctttagtttttttataaggtagtcatttattttcaaatttattcaaaCTGTACTTAGTAAGAGGTACATTTCTTAAACACTTATgttaattgtaattattttcttttatagcaTTTATAATGCACCCACTTTTATTGCATTTGTTAAGCATCCATTTCATACACCCATGTGAATTTTAGTAATATATAGATTGTTAACATGATAACATTAactattaaagaaaattataaaagggAATATCTTGTATACATACAAACCAGAATTTCCGACGGTCCTAcctaataaaaatgataaatatggaaattaagggaaaaaaaaccaTATGCCAACTCCAATAATTAGCATATATTTCTTGTGCGATGCAAAACATGAATGACTTCGGAGAAAATGCTGAAATCTAACAATCTTGTGAGATTAATTACGaatatataattcaacaacatattAAGCTTACAGAATATAGAATTTATCGGCCATTAGTTGAGGGTTCGAAAACCACTAAATATACCACATGGCCAAAGTCACCTAATTATGAATAGTTggatttttctcaactatcaGACTGAAGACAACAAtgtttcattaaaaaaaaattctaggaTTAATTTTCAGTAAGACATTTCTTTCACAATTTCAAGGGATTaagtattaaatattattttcctcGCAAGAATGTACTATTCAGAACTTGAActtataattttctatttacGGTGATTGATGTTACTTACAACTCAGCCTAGATAGTTGGTAAATCTTGTGACATTAATTACTAGTGgacttttatataatttatatacgATGGGTAATCCTTTTATCTAtcgctattttttttttataggtacttcatatatatctctataattttttttttaaaaaaaaagtccttGTACTGTACCTTCTCAGCAATGTTGTCATATTTGGGGCAAAGATAGAAAAATGGCGGCCTGagacacacatatatatagagatatagaaATGGTCTCTCATTCTTTAACTATGAATTATCGACGAtctcaaattaataatttccagtggacaattttttattgttgGGTTGGGGAGGGGCGGGATTTATCATTTGTCAACGACTCACAGagactttttttaaaatataacttCTCATTGTGATATTGTTTTTATGATTCCTTgtgataaattaattaacctGAAGGAAAAGTATAACCATAACACGCATCCCGGCGGGCGAAGAAGAGagtagaaaagaaagaaacaacgAGAGCTccgtttttttatttttgatgatatgacaatataaaaattctatttggactttatatatattagaaagaTGCTTTTTCAGAGTGACGCGCATTCCGTGTGAATGTTTGGGTTCCAACTTCCAACCCGGTCCTATAAATTCCCCTCCCACCAAGACTCTTTCAATCAATTCACCAGCCCCAAAAATTTGCAATCTCCCTACAGTCGAGTCCCTCAGCTACACCGGATTAATTAAGAATGAGTGAGATGTCTGCTCATCAACAACTTCCATCCTTAGCTGCTGAACGTCGTCGTGCAGAATATCATCCTAGTGTGTGGGGAGACTTTTTCCTCGCAGATGATGCTGCTCAAGAAAGGGTAAAGTATATATTCATAGAGACCTATTTTGTACACGCGCTGTATGTATGTACGATTACAAAAGCTCCGTGTTTTTTCCTAATTTGTGTTCCCAAATGGTATTATTAGCTCCAGGCGGATGCCTCATCCTCTCGACCACTACTGCCAGACCCGCCCGGAAGAACTAATGAACTATAAATTTCCAATGGACTTAAGAAAATAAGCTTCaacagaaaaaataataataataaataaaagggaaaatgaaaacaaCCTTGAATTACACACAAAGATGGAGAGGACTTCATGacaattgatttttatattttgggtGAATCATgacaatcaatcaatcactAATGCcctcatatgtatatatatacatatatatatatatatgcatgtatgtatatatcattCTTCCCATACTTTTTTGTAGATGGACTTTGATGACACGTCAAAGCAACAAATTGAAGACTTGAAGAACGAGGTGAAGAGGATATTTGAAGTTGCTGCTTCCGATGATAACCCGAGAGAGCTATTAAACTTGGTCAATCATACTCAACGTCTAGGCATCGGTTATCACTTTGAGAAAGAGATTGTTGAAGCTCTGAAGCAAGTTCACGAGAGAAGCATCGAGTCTGTGGATGGTCCAAGCTTTGCCAGTGATCTTTACACCACTGCCCTCATGTTCAGGTTGCTAAGGCAGCAGGGTTACAAGATAAATAGCAGTACGTATTCAGTAATCAATTATAATAGTTAAACGTGGCTTAAGGTGGCTTTGGGTTTCCAGGTCAGTTGTCTTTTGATTTATGCCAAAGCGCGTGCATATGTGCACTCATGCAGGTGCGTTTAGCAAGTTCAAGGGTCCGGACGGAAACTTTGATGAGTCACTTGAAACCGACGTGAGAGGTTTGCTGAGCTTATATGAAGCTAGCCATCTCCGGACTCACGGAGAGGATGTTCTTGAGGAAGCCCTAGCTTTCACTCTCACCCACCTTGCCTCCACGAATGAGAAGCTCGGCCCTGCCCTAATTAGAGATGAGATAAGCCGCTCCCAAAGGCAGTTTAACATTCGTAAGGGGTTAACAAGACTAGATTCacgaaaatatattaaaatatatgaagaagaagcttcacACAATAAAGTGCTCCTGAAGTTGGCAAAGTTAGATTTCAACCTGGTACAGACGCTGCACCAAAGGGAGCTAGGCTGCATCGTGAGGTTAatgatatatcatatatagttatatttaattttatcttttgtaCGTACGTaattatgtctatatatatatatatcttgtaaTTAGCTTTGTTTCCATACTTTTCTTTTACAAATTATCTTTATTTCATCCTATAAAAATATGTAGTGACAATTTAGCCGTTCGTCAGTGTTCTTTGCCTGAATCTACTATTTCTAGATCTGTTGCTGATTGAACGATCATATTATATAACATTCCAAACTGCCTACCACGCATATTAATTAACCTGTGACCAATTTTAAGGATttaaaaacagaaaagaaggaaaatgctTTATGAAAAGCATTTTTCATCTTGACCAGTGACTGGATTTGCATGACATGATTTTCGACCATGTCCATTAATTGGGTGGTGGAAGAGCCTAGATGTCAAGAAGAATTTCCCTTTTACAAGAGACAGGATCGTCGAGTGCTACTTCTGGAGTATGCTAGCTTATGAGCCAGAGCATGCATCTGTGAGAATAATATTTACCAAAGTAATTGCTTTGATCACCATTATTGATGATATCTTCGATATCCATGGCACATTCAAAGAGCTGGAAGTCTTTGCCCGTGTTGTTGAAAGGTCAGGCTCTCATATGAATAACCCAAACTTAGAATCGACTGTAATATGTAATGGCATCATATATATGACATGGTCACATGGCTAATGATAGCTATAGATAGAGCTTGAgatctaaaaaattaattattattttattgatgaTTTTCATTTCGGTTGTCAGGTGGGACATGGAGGTCATAGACGAGCTGCCTGACTATATGCAAGTGTGTTACAGAGCATTGCTAGATGTTTATAGAGAAGCTGAGCACTTGTTGCCTGAGGAAGTACGATCTTATAGCATACCCTTTAGTATAGAATCGGTAAGTTCAACTTcactaatattttttaaagcaCCTGTTTATTACAGCGTGTAAgctttttcttgaaaaaaatttTCCTGAGATCAGAGATACTCATATATCTTGTTTTCTTTCTGACTTTTGGCATGACTCTGGCAGATGAAAGGTATGGTGAGAGCATATTTTGCTGAAACGAAATGGTACCATCATCAATATACCCCAACAATGGAGGAGTACATGCAAGTCGCATTGGTCTCAGGTGGCGGTTTATTCCTAGCAGCTACAGCCTTCGTAGGGTTAAAGGATGTTGTAACCAAAGATGACTTCGAATGGCTGTTCAAAATTCCGAAGATTGTTAGGGGTTGTCAAATCGTGATTCGATTAATAAACGACATGGCCACTCACAAGGTATCACAGCtcgttaattttttctttctcctgTCATAATCAAGtaccttttttttgggtaaatataATTATCTTTGTTACTCAAAAGTCAACAacttattcttctttttctaaaaGAGGATAGAggaaaatccttttttttttcaggttgGAAGGAAGATTATGGGCCTAATATAATGATTACTAATCACtctttctctaattttttctctccattttttttataaggatCGGTATCTAGGTTCCACCAACTAATTTAGGCAAAAAGTTACTCtactttattaaaaattatagtaAATTTTGACGACACTCCCTATAATTTGTAAAATGACCAGGGACACCtcctattttcaaaattaggcaTACCTTACCCCTCATTCCGCTggtttttattgttttttcccCTTAAATTGGATCAAATTTAGTCCGGGTAAAGAAATCAAGTAACGAGCCGATCTTTGCAATTCCGTACATGGGATCCACGTGGCAAAGTGAATATTCTCTTGGTGCCACGTCAGTGAAAAGAGGGATAGTGTGTggctaatttttgaaaagagagtTGTCGCTGGATATTTCATAAATTGTAGGGGCGTCACCAAAATTAACCctaaaaattattgtttcaaattgtttaataatgaaaaatatttttgttttaaatgagaaaaattatCTTTCTAATTGTAATTAACTAAAATAACATTATAGTCGATGCATGAAAATCAACCAGTGTAATACACGGGATAGAACACTAGTTAAGACTAGTGGAAGCTCTCCAACGTTACTGTTTCAGAGAAAAGATGAGAAGAGAAAATGCAAACATTCAACATTTGtcaatttcttcaattttaatcTGGAACTTTTATTTCCAAATCCTGAATTGTTTCAACATTTTTCATATTGAATCTCTTGTATCTTGTGCACTATTAAGTTGACCAATTGACGCAACTCCCGAGGCAGCCTCTCCCATTTGGAACTTTCTTCACATCAATTAAACAGTTGGAATTGATCATCTtcattagaatatatatatatcatgtatATAAGCATGCGTGTGAAAGAAATCAATATATTGCATGTCGGAGACCTCAGTTGATttctctatatatttatatataattatatatgctCTTGCAGCTTGAGCAGAAGGTAGGCCAAGTGGTTTCAGCCGTGGAATGCTACATGAAGCAATATGGAGTCACTGAGGAGGAAGCAAAACATGAACTCTGGAAGCATGTCAATGATGCCTGGAAAGACATCAATGAAGAGGCCTTACACCAGACGGTCGTCTCAGCTCCACTACTTAATATGATCATCGACATCGCCCGTATGATGGGTGTTTGGTATGAAGATATTGATATCTACACCAATTCAAGGACCAAGATGAAGGATGCCATTACTTCCCTGTTCATCGACCCTTTTCCCTTAGCTATGTAGCAGTGGAATTATAAGATCCGGGGTCCccgaaatatatattttagtgTGTGTTTCTGCCCATTTGTGAAGCGAAGTAATTCATATTCCTCGTCTCTCTTTGCTGTTGCCGGCTAGATGCCAGTTATCCCAGTATGATTATCATTTGTTTATGTATTGCACATCAAATTCTAAAATACCCACTCCATTAGACTATGTAAGTTTCTtaccttttattttaatgttcTAATTCTAATCTGTGCATGCTGTTCGGGATAATTATGTGATCGTATCTTGGTCTATTAATCGTGATTTTATGAAATTCTCTATCCATACTTCTTCTTTGTATAGAAAAAGGCTCGACAATTGATTATTCCAAGAAAGGTCATACACCTATTGAGATATGGGAAGGGGTAGATTGTAAAAATTTCAGGAATAAGAATAATCAAATTCGCAACCTATCAAATATCTCAGGCGAAAGGCAAGCATCATTGCTCAGAATCCTACTTTAACACCTTACTCTGTCGTCTGATCACTTCTTTACTTCCTCGGAAAACCATTACATATTATTCtcaatatataaaatctaTTAGATTAAAGGTAACATTAATAAATCTagatttaaaatgaaaaaatacaaatCTTGGTCCGGTTCTCAATATTTGTCAGTTTCTTTAATGTTATTTTCAACCTTTTGTTTTGAAAGGCCAACATTTATGTTCCAGCTCCAATCTTCTCGAATGCGATCGATTATTAAGTCGACCAATTGATATTTTTAAGAATTCCAGTACAATggtaattattaaatttttattaagttTATACGGACCTGCacccatttccacttaaaagctcaaactaataagtggtggtacctaagtctcatataaactcatgaatattcattcatattttccatgtgggattaacATCCTCAACGCCCGCTCTCACGTGTAACGcgtggtctatttctgcctatATATTGTCATGTGCCTTTAAAATACTCACCCTCAACAACTGACCTCGATCTGGGCTCATTTTTTGTGCTCAATCTAGGGGGACTAACACGAAGCGCACTTTGACTGGTACTCAATATTGGATCGCATAACttgctttgataccatattaaatttccatttgaCATATACGGACCTGAGCCTATTTCTACTTAAAAGCTGAAGTTAATAAGTGGTGGTatccaagtctcatataaatccatgaatattcatttattttttttcatgtgggaaCATCCTCAATAGTAATATTTAAAGAAGAGCTTGGATTATACAAGAGGATTGAAAACCACTATAATCTATCACTTAGGCTTTCCGATTGGACTTGACCTCACTCAAAGAGAATCTTGGATTAGATAAGCCATTGAAAGTTTAAGAGAGACCATTATTTTCAGATTACATATTCAGTGAATATTGCTCAGTCACTTGGTTGTATAATATCCTATTGAAGAGCTCGAAAGCGATAAGTTACCCTACGACGGATCCACGTATTCCCACTTATAAGTATTATGATTAACTAATACTCATTTAAAATGAATGAGTAACATTCAaccaatattattttaaacatcttcatcatatatatatatatatatattgattgaaaattccatatatgtatatatatatatatatacatatattgcaCGTGCGAGACCGTAATTGATTTCCACGCCCATGCAGTTTGAACAAGAGAGAGGCCACGTGGCTTCAGGCGTGGAATGCTACATGAAGAAACATGAACTCACGATTGTGGAAGCATGTCTTTGCTTAGACTGAACAGGAATAAGGGAGCAGGAGCGTGAAAATAAAACTTTATGCAGTGAGTATGCTTTGTAATAACACGTGTTGCACATTTCATGTTTGTATTTATGTCCTCATTAATGAtagattttattttgctttaattattatatatgacaTTTATTGAAGTGGGTCGGTTCAGGAGGTTCAGTGCAATTCAAGTCTTAggattgaaaaaattttacaataaaaaattttattcctTACTAGACCAATCCGATTTGAACCTAAATTGATTGCTCATTGGACCGGATACCATGCGAATGGCATTTGAATTAGCataatttttcttgaattaGTACGCAAAATTTGCATACGTTATGCGACACAAGTATGTTAAGATGATGTTaaccaatttatttatttattttagggCTAATTACGTAAAAAGGCACGACCTTCACTCAAATTCTCAATTGTGGCACCATTAATGCCTAGTCAGCTAATACCATTAGAATTAACGGAATATTTAACGGCGTGCTAGATTTGAGATTAAAATGAAAGGTCGTATCTTTTGAAAAGTTGTACTAGAATTGAGAATTTGAGCAAAAATCGTGTCTTTTTACATAATTAgccatttattttattaggaGTATAAAAAGGGAGTTACTATGGTGCAAAATCTTTTCACTTTACAATAACAACCTTTAATACTGGATTTCTCGAAATTGTAAAAACAATTCTCACAATTTTATTTaccaaattaaaattgattgCACTATAcaatcaagtaaattactaaaaaattaCGTAAATTTAAGTAAAACTCTTTGAAATTTACGTAAgttttactttaaaatttgttttgtAATCTATGTAAATTACTTTATTTGTTagtaatttacaaaaaaatagaATGATTTATTACAAATTGAAGTGATTTGTTTTGATTACGTGGTACAATCACGTTAAAGTGACTGCATGATAGATCTTCTCGTGCAAAAACTAATATGGTCGGGACCCATCACCACCCCGGATCAGAACGGAAGAGGGGAGAGACGAGATGCTAACAGGGCCATATAGAGTAACAAAAAGCGAGCCCAATATTGAAGATTATAAACTAGAAAATTGTCACACCTATGAATGAAATCTCTGTTTCCAGTGGCCACTATACAAGCGTAATTCTATAAATTCATGTACAAATGAGAAATGTTGGCTGCGGGTGTATCGAACGTCCTAAGCATATATAACGTCTATATATAACATCCTTGGGATGCCGTGGAAGCAAAGTGTCAAAATTGAAGTTCCAAGGCACACCGAACCGCGAGGACAGCAACTTCAGCTTCCCCTACAAAAGAGCCGGGAGAATGAGTTGAAAGTCCAAAGCATGCAATAGAGCTCCCGAGGAAGATAATGTTGGAATAACATGACTGCAACATTGGCATGTCTTATGGGAAGAGCGAGAGATTGTCCGTCTAACTCACAAGTATGCTTTCATTTTTCCTCGGACTAATGTTCATGCTTACTCAATGATTAAAACATTAATGTGTTGTTTTCTTCATGGACTGAGGCAAGTACGAAGAAATGGAAGATGAAGTAATTCGGTTGGCTATTCTGTGTATATATGATTCTAAGTTATGTCACTTTGATGAGCAAGTTTAGATAACCGTGTATATAATCTATCTAAAAAGTGTTACGTGAGGTAATTTGTTAGACAATTTGAAACTTGTatacttgattttcatgactaattaatttttttaatttccaatGACTAGCAGACTATGTGTTATTTCTGTTCTGTTATCTGTGCGTTcgtatttttaataataataatagtagtagAAGAAGAAATAGAATGGAGGTGAAGATTTCGATATGCATTTACGTATAATCCAATAAATGTTTATGACATACAGTCATTTATGAACAAAAATTtagctctatatatatatatattaaaagcaAATATGTGATGACACGCATGCCTCTTCCAAATTCATGGCAGCTAATTATAAGATCATATatcattcttttctttattgtgTGTGTAGATGGACTTTGATCGAAAAGCAGAACGTCAGACTCAAGAACTGAAAGATGAGGTCAAGAGAATCTGAGTGGTTGCGGCTTCCAATGATAACCCGTTGAGCTATTTAACTTGATCGATCATATTCGACGTCTAGGGATTGGCTACCACTGTGAAAAGGAGATTGATGAAGCTTTGCAGCGAACTTACAAGAGGTGCTGCTGTGAGTTCGTAGAATCCTGTGAGAGCTGCACCAATGAGAACGACCTTCACACAACTGCCCCTGCGTTTCGGTTGCTGAGACAGAAGGGCGAAAAGATTCCGTGCGGTACATATTAAGCAATGTAAAAATGAAACATGATTTCATATGCTAATGAATTTAAGTTTCTAAATACAGCTGGTATATATGTAGTCTCAAAGTTCGACTAAATATGTGCAAGGACTATCGTGTGAGTTACGTCCTTCTTCATCCACACTCATGCAGGTGTCTTTAACCAATTCAAGGGCCCGAATGGAAACATTGATGAGTCACTCAACACCGACGTGATAACTGAGTTTATATGAAGCTGCCCATCTCCGGGTTCATGGGGAGGACATTCTCGAAGAAGCATTATCGTTCACCCTCACCCACTTTACCTCCATGAAAGATATGGTAAGCCCTCCTATTGGAGATCAGATAAGCCGTGCCCTAAAGCGATATACCAGTCGTAAGGTGTTCAGAAGACTAGAGGCGTCAATTTTATTAAAGTTTATGAAGAAGAAGCATCACAAAATGAGGTGTTGTTGAAGTTTGCGAAGTTAGATTTTAATGTGAAAGGTGAATGATGGTATGTGCTTTCTTGTGCTAATTTCAAAAAAGCGTGTTAGGAAGAGAAAATGACCTAATTTCCGTGTTAGGTGTGTTATTTCCCCAAATAAACAATCACATCAACCTTCTTGCACAACTTTCATTCTCATGACCAGATACTAGCTGAGATACAAATAACATGAGAAAAAGCACTTGAGTATCCATCTCTATTATCCCTTGCTGCCAGCTTTCCTTCTTGGCTAATTCAATGCCTTCCCAAGATGCAAGATTATGAACTAGAAAATTGTCACACCTATGAATTTCCCAGTGCCAGTAGCCAATATACAAGCATAATTAAGtctaaaaaaattcatgtacaaaaagagaaattttaaTTGGCTACCAGTGTATCAAACTACCTAAAGTATAACGTCTGTATATAACATCCTTCGCGTCTCCGTGGAAGCAAAGTGCTAACATTGAAGTTCCTAGGCACACCGAACCGGAAGGATAGCAATTTCAACCTCCCCGACGAGAGAGCCAGAGAAAGAGTTGTCGCAAGCAATCCTCACCCAAGAAGATGATCGCCTGTTGGTAATGTCGAAATGAAATCTGACAGAACCTTGAGAGGAAGGGCTAGGACTATGGAGTATCTGCTCGCGATACTTCTTTACCATGCATTTCAACTGGAAACTCCCCGGTCAATTGAAGAATCAATGAAGATCTTGACATGActgaattattcaaatttcgTTTAGGAGGAAGCATGATCTGGACTTAATTCCTACCTGTTACCATCCTTAATTTCCTAGTGATCGTAGTGTGATACTGGTGTCGCCGCTTAGGGAAACTCTATTGGTCAAAAATGGTGTGGTCCATATCGCTTAGGGAAACTCTGTCAAACATTTGGCTGTCCAGATCGGGTCCAAGTTGATATGAATTTCCCTAGTGAATTATCTAGTGAATTGTTTTCCTAGAACTTCCAATCAGCATGAACGTTCTAGAATTGCAAATGGCCTTATGGGCCCAAACTAACCGCTAGCTACTAATCAAACCATAATCTCGAAAAGTTGACCACGTTTCGAATCTGCTTCCATATAGACGTACAGGGACAATAATTTCGGTCACATTTGGTACCAGGAGGAGGATGTGCCCAAGTCCTGTTCGGGGTATCTGAAATGGAGAACCAACTCACGATGATGCATTCTAATTATGACTGGAAACTGCACTACTATGGAATGAACGACGAAGATCTCGACGCGAGTGAGTTGGCCTTCCTCCTGTCAGAGTAGTACTAACCCGACGTGATTTCGGGAAAAAGTGGTTACATATAAACCAGAAATTTaactcaaaattaaaattattgagAAAGCCCCTAATTAGTTCGTAAAATAGATAATGATTTGGACTATCGATTAAAGAGTCCAATTAAACAGTTCATCGGACAAACCCATACTATTCTACCACAGCTCATACTATTCTAC
This genomic window contains:
- the LOC116192400 gene encoding (-)-germacrene D synthase-like, which gives rise to MSEMSAHQQLPSLAAERRRAEYHPSVWGDFFLADDAAQERMDFDDTSKQQIEDLKNEVKRIFEVAASDDNPRELLNLVNHTQRLGIGYHFEKEIVEALKQVHERSIESVDGPSFASDLYTTALMFRLLRQQGYKINSSAFSKFKGPDGNFDESLETDVRGLLSLYEASHLRTHGEDVLEEALAFTLTHLASTNEKLGPALIRDEISRSQRQFNIRKGLTRLDSRKYIKIYEEEASHNKVLLKLAKLDFNLVQTLHQRELGCISLDVKKNFPFTRDRIVECYFWSMLAYEPEHASVRIIFTKVIALITIIDDIFDIHGTFKELEVFARVVERWDMEVIDELPDYMQVCYRALLDVYREAEHLLPEEVRSYSIPFSIESMKGMVRAYFAETKWYHHQYTPTMEEYMQVALVSGGGLFLAATAFVGLKDVVTKDDFEWLFKIPKIVRGCQIVIRLINDMATHKLEQKVGQVVSAVECYMKQYGVTEEEAKHELWKHVNDAWKDINEEALHQTVVSAPLLNMIIDIARMMGVWYEDIDIYTNSRTKMKDAITSLFIDPFPLAM